A single window of Sphingobacteriales bacterium DNA harbors:
- a CDS encoding oligosaccharide flippase family protein, with amino-acid sequence MLPKQYTEKINKLLQDKNFSFVAKGSLSTFVTLGIVQGLRFISGVIIGRYYGADASGKLTLVVTVMSIVGILCNFGIKDALQRIIPEYKIKYNTKAAYHYFMLGNKMVVLNWVVLSIILYIIAPYLANYWNEPSLTNLFRISALFVLPAVLGDIFFFSLKAGLKINTANITLIIPTILRIILLLIVTYFFYNL; translated from the coding sequence ATGCTTCCAAAGCAATATACAGAAAAGATAAACAAATTATTGCAAGACAAGAATTTTTCATTTGTTGCCAAAGGTAGCCTTTCTACATTTGTTACCTTAGGTATTGTTCAAGGTTTGCGTTTTATCTCTGGTGTTATTATTGGTAGATATTATGGTGCTGATGCATCTGGAAAATTAACATTAGTAGTTACAGTAATGTCTATTGTTGGCATATTATGCAATTTTGGTATTAAAGATGCCTTACAGCGCATTATTCCTGAGTATAAAATTAAATATAACACCAAAGCTGCCTATCATTATTTTATGTTAGGTAATAAAATGGTTGTTTTGAATTGGGTTGTGTTGTCTATCATTTTATACATTATTGCTCCATACTTAGCAAATTATTGGAATGAACCTTCGCTTACAAATTTATTTAGAATTAGTGCTTTGTTTGTTTTGCCTGCTGTGCTCGGCGACATTTTTTTCTTTAGCTTAAAAGCTGGATTAAAAATTAATACTGCAAATATTACCTTAATTATTCCAACTATATTAAGAATAATCTTGTTGCTGATTGTTACCTACTTTTTTTATAATCTATAA
- a CDS encoding polysaccharide biosynthesis C-terminal domain-containing protein, producing the protein MHWITLALLPFLFTIYPIYKNFVVASKDEPVLILPELKTIRHLSFPMFITYFSFLVNNNADVFMLKIFDISTADVGIYKTVTNIALISATLLVAINTTVQPKITQLYYKHEMKELSRLVQRSSGLIFWLSLPIYILLFGLAKQIMQLYGSTFADGTIPLMILVVGQFFNTACGPVAQLLNATGHHKQFTYISIFGAFVNILLNVFLIKYYGVVGASVASTISMIVWNVVGVVYIYQKFGFIIAYLPFKNKLFGKQ; encoded by the coding sequence TTGCATTGGATAACCTTGGCATTGTTGCCATTTTTATTTACCATATATCCAATTTATAAAAACTTTGTTGTTGCTTCTAAAGATGAGCCTGTACTCATTCTGCCTGAGCTGAAAACAATTAGACACTTATCTTTCCCAATGTTCATTACTTATTTTTCATTTTTAGTGAATAATAATGCTGATGTGTTTATGCTCAAGATATTTGACATTTCTACTGCTGATGTTGGCATTTATAAAACAGTTACAAATATTGCATTGATTAGTGCTACGCTTTTGGTAGCTATCAATACTACTGTGCAACCAAAAATTACTCAGCTATATTATAAGCATGAAATGAAAGAACTTAGTAGATTGGTACAACGTTCTTCTGGTTTAATTTTTTGGTTGAGTCTTCCAATTTATATTTTATTGTTTGGTTTGGCTAAACAAATCATGCAGTTGTATGGTAGTACTTTTGCTGATGGTACTATTCCATTAATGATTTTGGTAGTTGGGCAATTTTTTAATACAGCTTGTGGTCCTGTTGCTCAATTATTGAATGCAACTGGTCATCATAAACAGTTTACTTATATTTCTATTTTCGGTGCATTTGTCAATATACTATTGAATGTGTTTTTAATTAAGTATTATGGCGTAGTTGGTGCGAGCGTAGCGAGCACCATCAGCATGATTGTTTGGAATGTTGTTGGCGTGGTGTATATCTACCAAAAATTTGGTTTTATAATTGCTTATTTGCCTTTTAAAAACAAATTGTTTGGAAAACAATAA